CGCTGTGGGTGGCCCGCTACCACTCGGCGGACGCGGGTGCCCTGCCTGCCGGATGGTCGAACTGGACGATCTGGCAGTACGACAACAGCGGCGGCCTGCCGGGTGATCAGAATCTCTTCAACGGGTCCGCGAGCCGGCTGAAGAAGTTCGCCCGGGGGTCGTAGCCCTGAGGCACCTGGGCCGTGCGGGGTCAGGAAGGTACGACATACCGAAGGACGCTCACTCCGGTCACCGTGCGGCCCTGCTCAGTTCATCTTCCGTTCACCCAGGTTACCTACGTTCAACTCACCAATGACTTCGAACGATTGCCTGGGTAAATGGAAAACTTCTCGCTGATCCTCGCGATTGTGGTTATCACCGCACTCGCGTTCGATTTCACGAACGGTTTTCACGACACCGCCAACGCGATGGCCACCACCATCTCGACCGGTGCACTCAAGCCCAAGGTCGCGGTGGCCATGTCCGCCGTGCTGAACCTTGTGGGCGCCTTCCTCTCCGTGGAGGTCGCCAACACGATCTCCAAGGGTCTCGTCGACGAGAGCGGCATCCGTCCCGAGGTCATCTTCGCCGCACTGGTCGGCGCGATCCTCTGGAACCTGCTGACCTGGCTGGTGGGTCTGCCCTCCAGTTCCTCGCACGCCCTGATGGGCGGTCTGATCGGCGCCACCATCGCCTCGGCCGGCACGGGCGCAGTCCACGGTGACGCGCTCGTCACCAAGGTCCTGATCCCGGCGATCGCCGCGCCGATCGTCGCGGGCGTCGCCGCCATGCTGGCCACCCGCCTCTCGTACAGGCTGGGCAGGAAGGCCGACGGCAAGGCCGCCGCGAAGGGCTACCGCACCGGGCAGATCGCCTCGGCCGGCCTGGTCTCGCTCGCCCACGGCACGAACGACGCGCAGAAGACGATGGGCATCATCACCCTCGCCCTGGTCGCCGGCGGCGTCGTCGCACCCGACTCCGACCCGCCCACCTGGGTCATCCTCTCGGCGGGCCTCGCCATCGCGCTCGGCACCTATCTGGGCGGCTGGCGCATCATCCGCACCATGGGCAAGGGCCTGACCGACCTCCAGCCGCAGCAGGGCTTCGCCGCCCAGACCAGCGCGGCCACCGTCATCCTGGCCTCCTCCCACCTCGGCTTCTCCCTCTCCACCACGCACTCCGTCTCCGGTGCGGTGATGGGCGCGGGCCTCGGCCGCAAGGGCGGCATCGTCCGCTGGTCCACGGCCACCCGCATGCTGGTCGCCTGGTGCCTGACGCTCCCGGCGGCGGCCCTGGTGGGCGCCCTGGCCGAGTCGGTCACGAACCTCGGCGACGGGGGTACGGCGGCGGTGGCGGTCTTCCTCATCGCCTCCAGCGCGGCCATCTGGAAGATCTCGCG
This is a stretch of genomic DNA from Streptomyces sp. NBC_00285. It encodes these proteins:
- a CDS encoding inorganic phosphate transporter, which codes for MENFSLILAIVVITALAFDFTNGFHDTANAMATTISTGALKPKVAVAMSAVLNLVGAFLSVEVANTISKGLVDESGIRPEVIFAALVGAILWNLLTWLVGLPSSSSHALMGGLIGATIASAGTGAVHGDALVTKVLIPAIAAPIVAGVAAMLATRLSYRLGRKADGKAAAKGYRTGQIASAGLVSLAHGTNDAQKTMGIITLALVAGGVVAPDSDPPTWVILSAGLAIALGTYLGGWRIIRTMGKGLTDLQPQQGFAAQTSAATVILASSHLGFSLSTTHSVSGAVMGAGLGRKGGIVRWSTATRMLVAWCLTLPAAALVGALAESVTNLGDGGTAAVAVFLIASSAAIWKISRREIVDASNVVPDEPAGVVTTAIAAVAPPPTGTPAEGLTATILAPATATASEPAAPPAAV